In Thermovirga sp., a single genomic region encodes these proteins:
- a CDS encoding dihydroorotate dehydrogenase, with protein sequence MGKSIAPADRKGVLLFSRLVGDKCRHITVDLDEMLPLPVPGQFYMIREWGVFDPLLGRPLASIASEGRRLEFLFQVTGRGTSRLASLSPGATLELRGPCGNGFPESAGKKLLLVAGTLGIAPFLGSASVLCGKADVTVVLGVPGKGWEAFAKWCKERIPGIRLNSDDGSLGKRGDPVEDSLSLAGPAHEVWGCGPEAMLREMGRIYGKGCERVFVSMERRMGCGIGGCLGCTIATASGMKRVCVDGPVFEWRDVFGEDHGI encoded by the coding sequence GAAAATCAATCGCGCCGGCTGACAGGAAGGGTGTCCTGCTCTTTTCCCGACTGGTCGGGGACAAATGCAGACATATAACTGTCGATCTTGACGAGATGCTGCCACTGCCCGTGCCGGGGCAGTTTTATATGATCAGGGAATGGGGGGTGTTCGATCCCCTCCTCGGTCGTCCTCTCGCCTCGATTGCTTCCGAGGGTCGCCGACTTGAGTTCCTTTTCCAGGTGACTGGAAGAGGAACAAGCCGCCTGGCATCGTTGTCTCCGGGAGCCACCCTTGAACTGAGAGGTCCCTGCGGGAACGGTTTCCCTGAATCGGCCGGGAAAAAACTTCTGCTGGTTGCCGGCACGTTGGGAATCGCCCCTTTTCTTGGGTCTGCCTCGGTACTTTGCGGCAAGGCAGATGTTACGGTCGTGCTCGGTGTGCCTGGCAAGGGTTGGGAGGCCTTCGCCAAATGGTGCAAGGAAAGGATACCTGGTATCCGGTTGAACTCCGACGACGGCTCCCTCGGGAAGCGGGGTGACCCCGTGGAGGACTCCCTCTCCTTGGCTGGTCCGGCTCACGAGGTGTGGGGTTGCGGCCCCGAAGCCATGCTGCGGGAAATGGGAAGGATTTACGGAAAGGGTTGCGAAAGAGTGTTCGTCAGCATGGAAAGAAGAATGGGCTGCGGAATTGGTGGATGCCTGGGTTGTACCATCGCTACGGCTTCGGGGATGAAGAGAGTTTGCGTAGACGGC